A region from the Metopolophium dirhodum isolate CAU chromosome 9, ASM1992520v1, whole genome shotgun sequence genome encodes:
- the LOC132952623 gene encoding E3 SUMO-protein ligase KIAA1586-like translates to MLSCILQSRKTTLMRAQSEINRTIRILESLKAEPGEKEKETIEAIQKGINKGVNITMTKSGGINRLQFLQNLVDRMRQRLFDDSKNKTMLEDIQVIDEVFKVATNDAKGEDEVKRVSRTLGFSEFESVVDFRSRNVFSSFMKALNILPTSTADCERGFSDMNLTITDLRTRLNIENVSDLMFISINGPSVADFNPRPYIKIWLRDHPFCRFHS, encoded by the exons ATGTTATCTTGTATATTACAGTCCAGAAAAACAACTCTAATGCGTGCCCAGTCGGAGATAAATAGAACGATTAGAATTTTAGAAAGTCTGAAAGCTGAACCTGGGGAAAAAGAAAAGGAAACTATAGAAGCTATTCAGAAAGGAATTAACAAAGGTGTCAATATTACAATGACAAAATCAGGAGGGATTAACAGGTTAcaatttttgcaaaatttagTAGACAGAATGCGTCAACGCTTATTTGAtgactcaaaaaataaaacaatgctaGAAGACATTCag gtaattgaTGAAGTGTTCAAAGTAGCAACTAATGATGCAAAGGGAGAAGATGAAGTTAAAAGAGTATCACGGACATTAGGTTTTTCTGAATTTGAAAGTGTAGTTGACTTCCGTTCAAGAAATGTTTTTTCTAGTTTCATGAAAGCATTAAATATACTCCCAACTTCAACAGCTGATTGTGAACGAGGGTTTTCCGATATGAATTTGACAATAACTGATTTAAGGACTagattaaacattgaaaatgtgTCAGATTTGATGTTCATCTCTATCAATGGCCCTTCAGTTGCAGATTTTAATCCTAgaccttatattaaaatttggttAAGAGATCACCCGTTCTGCCGTTTCCACTCCTAG